CGAGATTTTTGTGGGTCAGGAGCTGTCCATTCCCACGGGCTCTTTTTCGAATACAGGCTCATCGACCTCCTCGGTCAACCCGTTTACCACCTTTGAGCGCAAGCAGGTCGGCATCCGCTTGAAGGTGAAGCCGCAGATCAACGAGGGTGACGCCATACGCCTCGATATCGAGCAGACCGTCGAGGGCGTGGCCGGTGGCTCGGCCGGCGCCGGGGATATTGTGACCAGCGAACGCTCCATTGATACCACGGTATTGGTGGATGACGGCAAGACCCTGGTGTTGGGTGGCTTGATCAAGGACGACCTGGTCGAGACCGAGCAGAAGGTGCCGTTGCTGGGGGATATCCCGCTACTGGGCGCGCTGTTCCGTTACACCTCGGTGAAAAAGGTGAAAACCAATCTGATGGTATTTTTGCGCCCCACGATTCTGCGCACCAAGACCCACAGTCTTAATCTGACCCGTACCAAATATAACTATATTCGCGCCAAGCAATTGGAGTTGAATGAGGATGGCGTGAAGCTGTTGTCGGATGAGTCGCATCCGATGTTGCCCGAAAGGGAGGAGCTGCTGGAGCTGCCGGTTCCCTTTAGTCAGGAGCCCGCCGATACACAGTCATCCATGCAAGACAATCATCAAGACAATCAGCGCAACGCACCCGCACCACGGGCCGCCACCGAAAGCGGCGCCTCGGTGGCATTGTCCGCAGCAGATGATGATGAACGCTAATCCAGATTGCCTGGTCAGAGTCTGCCATGAATAACGTCGTCGATATCGCGCACCATACGCTGGTCGAACCGGTGCTCGCCGAGAACGAGCCGTCTGCCGCCCCCGGCAGGCTCGCCCTGCCGTTTGTATTTGCCAAGCGCAACGGGGTGATGGTGAGTGAGGCAAACGCTGAACCGGTGGTGGCCTTGATGCGCCCCGGTGTCAGCAGCGCGACCCTGGCCGAGGTGCGCCGGTTTTTGTCGGTCCCCGTGCATTTTGAGACCATCGACGCCGATGAGTTTGATGCCCGCCTGCAAAAGGCCTATGAGCAGCATTCGGGTGAGGCCATGTTGATGATGGATGACCTGGATGATGAGGCCGATCTGTTTGCCGTGGCGCAGGCCCTGCCGGAACCGGAAGACCTGCTGGAGAGCGAGGATGATGCGCCGATCATTCGGCTGATCAATGCGCTGCTGACCCAGGCCATCAAGGAAGACGCCTCGGATATCCATATCGAACCCTACGAGACGCGACTGCTGGTGCGTTTTCGCGTCGACGGCATGCTGCGCGAGGTGCTGACGCCCCGCCGCGTGCTGGCGCCGCTGTTGGTGTCGCGCATCAAGGTGATGGCGAAAATGGACATCGCCGAAAAACGCCTGCCGCAGGATGGCCGCATCGGACTGCGTGTCGCCGGGCGGGCAGTGGATGTGCGCGTCTCCACTATCCCCACCGGGCAGGGTGAACGGGTGGTGATGCGCCTGCTGGACAAGCAGGCCGGTCGGCTCAATCTTTCGCATCTGGGCATGGAGGACGGCACCCGTGAGGGCATGGATGCGGTGATCCATAAACCGCACGGCATCATTCTGGTGACCGGGCCCACCGGCTCGGGTAAAACCACCACGCTGTATGCGGTGCTGACCCAGCTCAATGACCATAAACGCAATATCATGACCGTCGAAGACCCGGTGGAATACGACCTCGACGGCATCAGCCAGACCAATGTGAATACCAAGGTGGACATGAGCTTCGCCCGCGGCCTGCGCGCGATCCTGCGCCAGGATCCGGACGTGGTGATGGTGGGTGAGATCCGTGACCTGGAGACGGCGGAGATTGCCGTGCAGTCGTCACTCACCGGCCATCTGGTGCTTTCAACCCTGCATACCAACAGTGCCGTGGGCGCGGTCACCCGTCTGCGCGACATGGGCGTGGAACCCTTTCTGCTGTCATCGACCCTGCTGGGTGTATTGGCGCAACGGCTGGTGCGGCTGCTGTGCAAGGAATGCCGACAGCCCTATACCGCCAATGCCGTGGATTGCGAACGCTTTGGTCTGGACGCGGCCCATCCGCCGACCTTTTACAAGGCCGAGGGCTGCAAGCACTGTAACTATCAGGGCTATGCCGGCCGCACCGGCATCTATGAACTGGTGACCATCAATGATGAGCTGCGGACCATGATTCATGATGGCACCAGCGAACATGAAATCGAGCGTTACGTGCGCCGCAGCAGTCCCGGTATCCGGCAGGATGGTCTGCGTCGGGTACTGGCGGGCGATACCAGTGTCGAAGAGGTCTTGCGCGTTACAAGAGAAGATTGATGGGCGCGTTTGAATACACTGCACTAGATGCCCGTGGCCGCGAAAAAACCGGCCTGCTGGAAGGCGATGCGGCGCGACAGATTCGTCAGCAGCTGCGTGAACAGGGGCTCACACCATTGTCGGTGGAGGCCGTGCAACAGCGCGAGGCCCGCAGCAAGCGCGCCCTGTTTCGGCGTGGCATCAGCTCCACCGACCTGGCGTTGATTACCCGCCAGTGGGCGACCTTGGTACGCTCCGGCATGCCGATCGATGAAACCCTTTCCACGGTCTCCAGGCAGACCGAAAAGTCGCGCCTCAAAAGTATGATGGCGGCAGTGCGCTCGCGCGTATTGGAAGGCCATACGCTGGCCGATGCGCTGGCCGATTTCCCCCATGTATTTTCCGAGCTGTTCCGTTCCACGGTGGCGGCGGGTGAACAGACCGGCCATCTGGACGTGGTGCTGGAGCGTCTGGCGGACTACACCGAGTCACGACAGCAGCTGTCGCAGAAGATGATGCTGGCCCTGATCTACCCCACCCTGTTGACCCTGGTGGCGATTGCCGTGGTGATCCTGTTGCTGGCGTATGTGGTGCCACAGGTGGTGCAAGTGTTTGACAATATTGGCCAGGAGTTGCCGGTACTGACGCGTGGCCTGATTGCCAGCAGTGAATTTCTGCAAAGCTACGGTATTGCCATATTTATTGTCCTGCTGGTTGTGGCTGTCGCCTTTGTCTATGCCTTGCGGCTATATCACGTGCGGTTTTATTTTCATCGGCTATTACTGGTTATGCCGCTGATTGGCCGGTTGGTGAAAGGTCTGGAGACCGCGCGTTTTGCGCGCACCTTCAGTATTCTGGTGGCCAGTGGAGTGCCGGTGCTGGATGGTATGCGGATTTCCTCGCAGGTAATGAATAACCTGCCGATGCGTGAGGCAGTGGAAGCTGCGGCCAGACGTGTGCGCGAAGGTTCCGGTATCTATCTGGCGTTAGAATCCTGTGGCTATTTCCCGCCGATGACCGTGCACCTGATTGCCAGCGGCGAATCCAGCGGAAATCTGGAAGAGATGCTGGAGCGCGCCGCCGCCGCCCAGGAGCGGGAAATGGAAACACTGATCTCCGGCCTGATGGGCCTGTTTGAACCGCTGTTGATTTTGAGCATGGGCGGGGTGGTGCTGGTGATCGTACTGGCCATTCTGCTGCCGATCTTTGACCTGAATCAGCTGGTGAAATAGTCGCCGGCTAATCTTTTTCCTGGG
The DNA window shown above is from Gammaproteobacteria bacterium and carries:
- the gspF gene encoding type II secretion system inner membrane protein GspF: MGAFEYTALDARGREKTGLLEGDAARQIRQQLREQGLTPLSVEAVQQREARSKRALFRRGISSTDLALITRQWATLVRSGMPIDETLSTVSRQTEKSRLKSMMAAVRSRVLEGHTLADALADFPHVFSELFRSTVAAGEQTGHLDVVLERLADYTESRQQLSQKMMLALIYPTLLTLVAIAVVILLLAYVVPQVVQVFDNIGQELPVLTRGLIASSEFLQSYGIAIFIVLLVVAVAFVYALRLYHVRFYFHRLLLVMPLIGRLVKGLETARFARTFSILVASGVPVLDGMRISSQVMNNLPMREAVEAAARRVREGSGIYLALESCGYFPPMTVHLIASGESSGNLEEMLERAAAAQEREMETLISGLMGLFEPLLILSMGGVVLVIVLAILLPIFDLNQLVK
- the gspE gene encoding type II secretion system ATPase GspE; protein product: MNNVVDIAHHTLVEPVLAENEPSAAPGRLALPFVFAKRNGVMVSEANAEPVVALMRPGVSSATLAEVRRFLSVPVHFETIDADEFDARLQKAYEQHSGEAMLMMDDLDDEADLFAVAQALPEPEDLLESEDDAPIIRLINALLTQAIKEDASDIHIEPYETRLLVRFRVDGMLREVLTPRRVLAPLLVSRIKVMAKMDIAEKRLPQDGRIGLRVAGRAVDVRVSTIPTGQGERVVMRLLDKQAGRLNLSHLGMEDGTREGMDAVIHKPHGIILVTGPTGSGKTTTLYAVLTQLNDHKRNIMTVEDPVEYDLDGISQTNVNTKVDMSFARGLRAILRQDPDVVMVGEIRDLETAEIAVQSSLTGHLVLSTLHTNSAVGAVTRLRDMGVEPFLLSSTLLGVLAQRLVRLLCKECRQPYTANAVDCERFGLDAAHPPTFYKAEGCKHCNYQGYAGRTGIYELVTINDELRTMIHDGTSEHEIERYVRRSSPGIRQDGLRRVLAGDTSVEEVLRVTRED